Proteins found in one Dendrosporobacter quercicolus genomic segment:
- a CDS encoding homocysteine S-methyltransferase family protein — translation MIHIFDGAMGTMLQQAGLQPGQCPELWNVDNAGVITGIHQQFIKHGATVIETNTFGANRIKLGHYGLADKVPLLNKAAVAAARAAAGTTTKIAGSVGPTGKFIAPLGDLSFDEAYTVFYEQIHALDQAGIDYILIETIIDIQEIRAALLAAKAATAKPVICQLSFGADGRTVTGTDPETAALVLAAMGADIIGANCSLGPAQLLPIIETLAASCRCPISVQPNAGMPELINGETIFPMSPAEFGQWVPKLIQAGATYIGGCCGTTPQHIKAISTAARTAAPPPRQQPKPGLALTSRSKTVYIASSLPTVIIGERINPTGRKQLAADIKAGQFLSVKKEALEQVRAGAKVLDVNMGVPGIDQAAAMQQAVEELSMLVDAPLSIDTSDAAALEAGLKAYPGRALINSVSAEPERLELFLPLAKKYGAAILCLPLSADGVPATAPARVAVIRTIVDAALAAGLTENDFLLDALVMTVAADEQAAQQTLATLRLYREHFGYPSTMGLSNISFGLPNRQLMNSTFCAMSLAAGLDAPILNPYDKSMQDILAAGGALLGHDPNGRQYSLTYASAAPAAQAAAPVNSDDIIALTRQAVINGEKEGVIPLVSKALEQGFTPTDITEQALTAAMNEVGKAFGAGRCFLPQVLLSAETMRSAFITIKELLPAHSMKSRGTVVMATVKGDIHDLGKNIVAALMENNGFTVVDLGKDVADTAIVDAAIHHNADIVGLCALMTTTMPQIDIAIRALKAAGSNVRTIVGGAVLTAEYASQAGADAYARDGVTAVNIAKELMER, via the coding sequence ATGATTCATATTTTTGACGGGGCCATGGGTACAATGCTCCAGCAAGCAGGTCTCCAGCCCGGGCAATGTCCGGAATTATGGAATGTCGATAACGCCGGCGTAATCACCGGCATTCATCAACAGTTCATTAAACATGGCGCAACAGTCATTGAAACCAATACCTTTGGCGCCAACCGGATTAAATTGGGACATTACGGCTTAGCGGATAAAGTCCCGCTACTAAATAAAGCGGCTGTCGCCGCCGCCAGGGCCGCCGCCGGGACAACGACCAAAATTGCCGGCTCTGTGGGGCCCACCGGAAAGTTTATCGCTCCGCTGGGTGACTTAAGCTTTGATGAAGCCTATACTGTGTTTTACGAACAAATTCACGCCTTGGATCAGGCCGGTATTGATTATATCCTCATCGAAACGATTATTGATATTCAGGAAATACGGGCAGCTCTGCTTGCCGCCAAAGCTGCAACGGCAAAGCCTGTCATCTGCCAGCTATCCTTCGGGGCCGACGGCCGCACAGTGACCGGCACTGACCCGGAAACAGCCGCCCTGGTACTTGCGGCAATGGGCGCTGATATCATTGGCGCTAATTGCTCACTCGGGCCGGCGCAGTTGCTGCCCATTATAGAAACGCTGGCTGCATCCTGCCGCTGCCCCATAAGTGTTCAACCAAACGCCGGTATGCCGGAGCTGATTAACGGAGAAACAATTTTCCCGATGAGCCCGGCTGAATTTGGTCAATGGGTTCCCAAGCTGATTCAGGCCGGTGCAACGTATATTGGCGGTTGCTGCGGCACAACTCCGCAACATATCAAGGCAATTTCCACCGCAGCCCGGACAGCCGCTCCCCCTCCCCGCCAACAACCAAAGCCTGGTCTGGCCTTAACCAGCCGCAGCAAAACCGTTTATATCGCCTCGTCTCTGCCCACCGTAATCATTGGCGAACGCATCAACCCCACCGGACGAAAACAATTGGCGGCCGATATCAAGGCCGGCCAGTTTCTATCGGTCAAAAAAGAAGCGCTGGAGCAGGTCAGAGCAGGCGCGAAAGTGCTGGATGTCAACATGGGAGTTCCCGGAATCGATCAGGCGGCGGCAATGCAGCAGGCTGTCGAAGAATTATCCATGCTGGTTGACGCGCCTCTGTCCATTGACACCAGCGATGCCGCCGCACTGGAAGCCGGTCTGAAAGCGTATCCCGGCAGGGCTTTAATTAATTCGGTCAGCGCCGAACCGGAACGCCTGGAACTCTTCCTGCCGCTGGCCAAAAAATATGGCGCCGCGATCTTATGCCTGCCCCTATCCGCCGACGGTGTACCGGCCACAGCGCCGGCAAGGGTGGCAGTTATCCGGACAATTGTCGACGCCGCCCTGGCCGCCGGCTTAACCGAAAATGATTTTCTGCTTGATGCCTTAGTTATGACCGTAGCAGCCGATGAACAGGCGGCGCAGCAAACACTGGCCACACTCCGCCTGTACCGGGAACATTTTGGCTATCCTTCGACCATGGGTTTGAGCAATATTTCCTTTGGCCTGCCTAATCGCCAGTTGATGAACAGTACCTTTTGCGCCATGAGCCTGGCCGCCGGACTCGACGCTCCCATTCTCAACCCTTATGATAAAAGCATGCAAGATATATTGGCAGCCGGCGGCGCACTGCTCGGCCATGATCCCAACGGCCGTCAGTACAGCCTGACTTATGCTTCGGCCGCACCAGCCGCCCAGGCGGCGGCGCCGGTCAATTCTGATGATATCATCGCCCTCACCCGTCAAGCGGTAATCAATGGTGAAAAAGAAGGAGTTATCCCTCTGGTCAGCAAAGCACTGGAACAAGGCTTCACCCCCACCGACATCACTGAGCAAGCCCTTACCGCGGCAATGAACGAAGTTGGCAAAGCCTTCGGCGCCGGACGCTGCTTTCTGCCCCAGGTGCTGCTCTCAGCCGAAACGATGCGCTCGGCTTTTATTACCATCAAGGAACTGCTGCCGGCCCATTCAATGAAAAGCCGGGGTACTGTTGTAATGGCGACGGTTAAGGGAGATATTCATGATCTAGGGAAAAATATTGTAGCGGCATTGATGGAAAACAATGGGTTTACCGTCGTCGATCTGGGCAAAGATGTGGCGGATACGGCGATTGTTGACGCCGCCATTCATCATAACGCCGACATTGTCGGCTTATGTGCCTTAATGACAACAACCATGCCGCAAATTGATATTGCAATCCGGGCGCTGAAAGCTGCGGGCAGCAATGTCCGGACAATCGTCGGCGGAGCCGTACTGACGGCGGAATATGCCAGCCAGGCCGGCGCTGATGCCTATGCCCGGGATGGCGTTACTGCCGTTAATATCGCCAAGGAACTGATGGAACGCTAA
- a CDS encoding vitamin B12 dependent-methionine synthase activation domain-containing protein, translated as MPIYNATLTAIDMNETRRYAGLNKSDFPGSLLEDACLEAQILAQAKGIWQLYDYDKCTNSIIAEKNFYPNGKKITTYLKEADKIAVLAVTIGEKLEQAVTEHFSQGNYTYAVLLDAAGTTAVEMAADQLSKTIRQHANKLGYTTGARFSPGYGDWDIVAQPAVLDLAQGRQAGIRVTESCMLVPRKSVTAVIGFIPHRQAVRRQNQCSSCSQQHCLARKEE; from the coding sequence ACGCAGGTTTAAATAAATCGGATTTTCCAGGCAGCCTCTTGGAAGATGCCTGCCTGGAGGCTCAAATACTGGCCCAGGCCAAAGGCATCTGGCAGCTATATGATTATGACAAATGCACCAATAGCATCATTGCCGAAAAAAATTTTTACCCTAATGGGAAAAAAATTACCACTTATTTAAAGGAAGCTGATAAAATAGCAGTACTGGCAGTTACCATTGGCGAAAAGCTAGAACAAGCGGTCACTGAACATTTTTCCCAAGGCAACTACACCTACGCCGTTCTTTTGGATGCAGCAGGCACCACAGCAGTTGAAATGGCAGCAGATCAACTGTCAAAAACCATCCGGCAGCACGCAAATAAATTAGGCTATACAACGGGAGCCAGATTCAGCCCCGGCTACGGCGATTGGGATATCGTCGCTCAACCCGCTGTACTGGACTTAGCGCAAGGCCGGCAAGCCGGAATAAGGGTCACAGAAAGCTGCATGCTGGTGCCGCGCAAATCAGTTACCGCCGTCATTGGCTTTATACCCCACCGTCAAGCAGTCCGCCGGCAAAATCAGTGCAGCAGTTGCAGCCAACAACACTGTTTAGCAAGAAAGGAAGAATAA